In the Kribbella sp. NBC_00482 genome, one interval contains:
- a CDS encoding carbohydrate ABC transporter permease → MRTRPGVRALQYVAVVCYLVFLGFPLLWLISSSLKSPQEFASVTPSLLPKHFDLSNYTDALNEQGLVRGLGNSLQISIYSTILVLIVALPVSYALARFRSRLRPLTNGWILVSQVFPVILIVIPLFMILRPLHLTNTIPGVVIVYMVWSLPFALWMLQGYVAAVPRELEEAASVDGAGRIRTIVSIVMPLLRPGLIATAMFTFISAWNEFFFALVLLQDPQLKTLPLVLARFVGAEGQVQFGPLAAASVLATVPSLVFFAFLQRRLTSGLLSGAVKG, encoded by the coding sequence ATGAGAACTCGTCCCGGCGTCCGCGCCCTGCAGTACGTCGCGGTTGTCTGCTACCTGGTCTTTCTCGGCTTCCCGCTGCTCTGGCTGATCTCCAGTTCGCTGAAGTCGCCGCAGGAGTTCGCGAGCGTCACGCCGAGCCTGCTGCCGAAGCACTTCGACCTGTCCAACTACACCGACGCGCTGAACGAGCAGGGCCTGGTCCGCGGCCTCGGCAACAGCCTGCAGATCTCGATCTACAGCACGATCCTGGTGCTGATCGTTGCGCTCCCGGTCTCGTACGCGCTGGCCCGTTTCCGCAGCCGCCTGCGTCCGCTGACGAACGGCTGGATCCTGGTCAGCCAGGTGTTCCCGGTGATCCTGATCGTGATCCCGCTGTTCATGATCCTGCGTCCGCTGCACCTGACGAACACGATCCCCGGCGTCGTGATCGTCTACATGGTCTGGTCGCTCCCGTTCGCCCTGTGGATGCTGCAGGGGTACGTCGCCGCGGTGCCGCGCGAGCTGGAGGAAGCAGCTTCCGTCGACGGCGCCGGCCGGATCCGGACGATCGTCTCGATCGTGATGCCGCTGCTCCGGCCGGGGCTGATCGCGACCGCGATGTTCACGTTCATCTCGGCGTGGAACGAGTTCTTCTTCGCGCTGGTCCTGCTGCAGGACCCGCAACTCAAGACCCTTCCGCTGGTCCTGGCCCGCTTCGTGGGCGCGGAAGGTCAAGTCCAGTTCGGCCCGCTCGCAGCCGCCTCCGTGCTGGCCACAGTCCCCAGTCTCGTGTTCTTCGCCTTCCTGCAGCGCCGGTTGACCTCCGGCCTGCTGAGCGGCGCAGTCAAAGGTTAG